In a single window of the Mus musculus strain C57BL/6J chromosome 6, GRCm38.p6 C57BL/6J genome:
- the Nap1l5 gene encoding nucleosome assembly protein 1-like 5, giving the protein MADPEKQGPAESRAEDEVMEGAQGGEDAATGDSAAAPAAEEPQAPAENAPKPKKDFMESLPNSVKCRVLALKKLQKRCDKIEAKFDKEFQALEKKYNDIYKPLLAKIQELTGEMEGCAWTLEGEDDEDDEEEDDEEEEEEEEAAAGATGGPNFAKK; this is encoded by the coding sequence ATGGCCGACCCCGAGAAGCAGGGACCCGCTGAGAGCCGCGCCGAGGACGAGGTAATGGAAGGCGCCCAGGGTGGCGAAGATGCCGCGACCGGTGACAGTGCCGCTGCTCCCGCGGCCGAGGAGCCCCAGGCCCCCGCGGAGAACGCGCCCAAGCCCAAAAAAGACTTTATGGAGAGCTTGCCCAATTCCGTGAAATGCCGGGTTCTGGCGCTCAAAAAGCTGCAGAAGCGCTGCGATAAGATCGAGGCCAAGTTTGACAAGGAATTCCAGGCTCTGGAGAAGAAGTACAACGATATCTACAAGCCCCTGCTCGCCAAGATCCAGGAGCTCACCGGAGAGATGGAGGGCTGCGCGTGGACCCTGGAGGGAGAGGATGATGAAGATGACGAGGAAGAGgacgacgaggaggaggaggaggaagaagaggctgcAGCTGGCGCAACTGGGGGTCCCAACTTCGCCAAGAAGTGA